The proteins below come from a single Melitaea cinxia chromosome 9, ilMelCinx1.1, whole genome shotgun sequence genomic window:
- the LOC123656141 gene encoding splicing factor 3B subunit 4, with product MAAGPIAERNQDATIYVGGLDDRVTESLLWELFVQAGPVVNVHMPKDRVTQTHQGYGFVEFMGEEDADYAIKVMNMIKLYGKPVRVNKASAHQKNLDVGANVFIGNLDPEVDEKLLYDTFSAFGVILQTPKVMRDPETGNSKAFAFINFASFEASDAAIEAMNNQYLCNRPISVSYAFKKDVKGERHGSAAERLLAAQNPLSHADRPHQLFADAPPTMMGPILMAPPPPPTPSPMPPPGPPMNARPPPPLPMAAPPPPPTSMPPPGPPPPPGPPPPPPPFHHFPPPPFGPPGFGPPPPPGARPPPPWRPPPPSFRPQFPPRGPPPFGHPPFPPHHPPEPNYNY from the exons ATGGCAGCGGGTCCTATAGCTGAAAGAAACCAag atgCCACGATTTATGTTGGAGGTTTGGACGACAGAGTTACTGAAAGTTTGTTATGGGAATTATTCGTACAAGCAGGTCCTGTGG TCAATGTTCACATGCCAAAGGATCGGGTGACACAGACACATCAAGGGTATGGGTTTGTGGAATTTATGGGAGAGGAAGATGCAGATTATGCCATTAAG GTGATGAACATGATAAAACTATATGGCAAACCAGTGAGGGTCAATAAAGCATCGGCACATCAAAAGAATCTTGATGTTGGTGCCAATGTTTTTATTGGTAATTTGGATCCAGAAGTTGATGAAAAATTGTTATATGATACATTTTCAGCGTTCGGAGTAATTCTACAAACACCTAAG gTTATGAGAGATCCAGAAACTGGTAATTCTAAAGCCTTTGCCTTTATTAACTTTGCATCATTTGAAGCTTCCGATGCAGCAATTGAGGCTATGAATAATCAATATTTGTGTAACAGACCTATTTCTGTATCATACGCCTTCAAAAAGGATGTTAAAGGTGAAAGACACGGTTCGGCGGCTGAGAg GTTGCTAGCTGCTCAAAACCCACTGTCGCACGCGGATCGTCCTCACCAGCTGTTCGCCGACGCACCACCAACTATGATGGGTCCCATACTAATGGCGCCACCCCCACCACCTACTCCATCCCCAATGCCCCCACCAGGTCCTCCAATGAACGCCAGGCCTCCTCCCCCTCTCCCAATGGCtgcaccaccaccaccacctacTTCGATGCCACCTCCAggaccaccaccaccaccaggCCCTCCACCACCACCGCCACCTTTCCATCACTTCCCACCACCGCCATTCGGACCACCTGGCTTCGGCCCCCCGCCTCCTCCAGGAGCAAGACCTCCTCCGCCTTGGAGGCCCCCTCCTCCCTCCTTCAGGCCTCAGTTTCCTCCACGAGGCCCTCCTCCGTTTGGACATCCCCCTTTCCCCCCGCACCACCCGCCTGAACCGAATTACAactattaa
- the LOC123656347 gene encoding F-box/LRR-repeat protein 4 — protein sequence MQSASDLISTWFSEDTIMEDYKDTQIIEQFVQNVEDFSSQYGSEISVSYTAFNLRGPPSNFPDYGDYPQAFVMRTYGPWWDEAPSYQEDYTPQNSGRIQSHDFVEVSFERAVYPLEVAVFETFNPGALVRIWALGPTSWVLLWEGEPENVGDTPRIFSPPIREVNFPTRILRLEFNHKLLPYYTELDAVLLKGKESTNLFKRKSNSGYSSPFFKRSQPMIEKGVLLKQVIASNLHEKVMEPSNLMPKDVNVDTGPPLGDFHRLPDETILLVFKYLDMQSLCRCAQVNKHFRRLASDAILYRCIDLRPYWHCVRSQVLVTLSMKCKFLQKLDLSWCGSHCMIQPNFVVNFLRQSGANLTHLRMNCCKFVDNSVLKAIVDTSSNLQELCLRSVVSCSEWSYLSSLTKLKRLDLYRTHITTSAAVAVVWSNPGLQHLNVGSCKMISAMDEVAIALGSNCLDLMSVDFWKSYSLTAVGIRALGNCKKLQELDLGWCLQAGGSGEWLAALAGGELRKLFLGALRGVCDRDLRLLLPRATKLAQLDLLGVRAVSPDVCADILAECRELRLLDVSFCDQIQEFQVHEWRKQYPNVSIKRSFQSANLNTAPNSLFLVPSLE from the exons atgCAGAGTGCATCTGATTTGATTTCAACGTGGTTCAGTGAAGATACTATAATGGAAGATTACAAAGATACTCAAATCATTGAGCAATTTGTGCAAAATGTTGAAGATTTTAGTTCTCAGTATGGCAGTGAAATAAGTGTGTCGTATACAGCATTCAATCTTCGTGGTCCGCCGTCTAATTTCCCTGATTACGGAGACTATCCTCAAGCCTTCGTTATG AGAACATATGGACCTTGGTGGGATGAAGCACCTTCTTATCAAGAAGATTATACACCACAAAATAGTGGCAGAATACAGAGTCATGATTTTGTAG aagTGTCATTCGAGAGAGCAGTATACCCTTTAGAAGTTGCAGTGTTTGAAACATTcaatccaggagctctggtgagAATATGGGCTCTAGGTCCTACATCATGGGTATTGCTGTGGGAAGGTGAACCAGAAAACGTAGGAGATACACCAAGAATTTTCAGTCCTCCTATCAGAGAGGTCAACTTTCCCACACG gattttGAGACTAGAGTTCAATCACAAACTACTTCCATACTACACTGAATTGGACGCAGTCTTGTTGAAAGGGAAAGAGTCAACTAATTTATTCAAAAGAAAAAGTAATAGTGGATATTCATCCCCATTTTTTAAGAGAAGTCAACCGATGATTGAAAAAG GTGTACTACTAAAGCAAGTTATAGCTTCGAATCTCCATGAAAAAGTTATGGAACCGTCAAACTTAATGCCAAAAGATGTAAATGTTGACACAGGTCCACCATTGGGAGATTTCCATCGCTTACCA gATGAAACGATCCTGTTAGTGTTCAAATATTTGGACATGCAATCTCTATGTCGCTGTGCACAAGTGAACAAACATTTTCGTCGACTTGCATCTGATGCTATACTCTACCGATGTATAGATTTAAGGCCATATTGGCATTGTGTACGATCTCAg gTACTCGTCACACTATCGATGAAGTGCAAATTCCTGCAGAAACTGGATTTATCCTGGTGCGGCAGTCACTGTATGATACAACCTAATTTCGTCGTGAA TTTCTTAAGACAGAGCGGGGCGAACTTAACACATTTGCGAATGAACTGTTGTAAGTTCGTTGACAACTCAGTGTTAAAAGCCATAGTTGACACTTCGTCTAATTTACAAG agcTATGCCTACGCTCTGTGGTAAGCTGTTCAGAATGGTCGTATTTGTCGTCCTTGACAAAATTGAAAAGATTAGACTTGTACAGAACACATATAACAACATCAGCGGCTGTTGCTGTTGTTTGGTCTAATCCTGGACTACAGCATCTTAATGTTG GTTCCTGTAAAATGATATCAGCTATGGACGAAGTTGCCATCGCTCTAGGATCGAACTGTCTTGATTTAATGTCAGTTgatttttggaaatcatattccCTGACAGCAGTCGGTATCAGAGCGCTaggaaattgtaaaaaattgcaAGAATTGGACCTCGGATGGTG CCTGCAGGCGGGCGGGTCGGGCGAGTggctggcggcgctggcgggCGGCGAGCTGCGCAAGCTGTTCCTGGGCGCGCTGCGCGGCGTGTGCGACCGCGACCTGCGCCTGCTGCTGCCGCGCGCCACCAAGCTGGCGCAGCTCGACCTGCTGGGCGTGCGCGCCGTGTCGCCCGACGTCTGCGCCGA CATACTGGCTGAATGTCGGGAGCTTAGGTTGCTGGACGTCAGTTTCTGTGATCAGATTCAAGAATTTCAG GTACACGAATGGCGAAAACAGTATCCGAATGTTAGTATTAAACGTTCTTTCCAATCAGCTAATCTCAACACTGCACCAAATTCATTGTTTCTAGTTCCAAGTTTGGAATAG